The proteins below are encoded in one region of Flavobacterium nackdongense:
- a CDS encoding chondroitinase-B domain-containing protein: MKNVNSLLFNIVLFLFTTIALAQLVSTNSALNTAISNAVPGTTIILTNGTWTNTQININKTGTAAQPITIKAETAGSVFFEGNSYVKMGGSYIVFQGVTFGNPSGLSISNNVITFKSSSECSYCQLTNVKIDSYNGTAADATNTFKWVLLYGNNNEISYCSFIGKYGVGSIINDNRDTNTPDYSKIHHNYFASRTPVGAVNDLNDQDAIRIGNSATSLYDSFTEVYDNYFYDFVGEIEVISNKSCHNKYYNNTFRDYSGTLTLRHGNDCEVFDNFFIANNKLFSGGVRVMGENHKIYNNYIEGVNAKKADGSTSNAVGGINVSNGRVSSALNGYMAVKNVTITNNTFVNGDFGLRIGTNVAGDLTIAPDNLVVANNLIVSSSSTAKAIEQITSPTGTSSKYEGNIKQNGSWNINTGTTNISVTSGLLATTKTDFYRIISGSTAIDKGFGTYSFLTQDITGGSRPTSFDVGAEEFNSGGSQVPYTSADVGVKVGFHGNATLGIAERNLDKQNLILYPVPVTNNVLYVHSKTNLGTFTIIDLQGKILKEETVNDTNAKIDLSNFSNGTYIINIRGTSKTFIK, encoded by the coding sequence ATGAAAAATGTAAATTCATTATTGTTTAATATTGTGCTTTTTTTGTTCACTACTATTGCTCTAGCTCAATTAGTAAGTACTAACTCAGCCTTGAATACTGCCATTTCGAATGCAGTTCCTGGAACTACCATTATTTTAACCAATGGCACTTGGACCAATACCCAAATAAACATTAACAAAACAGGCACAGCTGCTCAACCTATTACTATAAAAGCAGAAACAGCAGGCTCTGTCTTTTTCGAAGGAAACTCTTATGTGAAAATGGGTGGCTCTTATATTGTTTTTCAGGGTGTAACTTTCGGAAATCCATCAGGACTTTCTATTAGCAATAATGTAATTACCTTTAAATCCTCCTCGGAATGTTCCTATTGCCAACTGACCAATGTAAAAATCGACTCTTATAATGGTACTGCTGCCGATGCGACTAATACTTTCAAATGGGTATTGTTGTATGGGAACAATAACGAAATTAGCTATTGCTCCTTCATTGGAAAATACGGAGTGGGCAGTATCATCAATGATAATCGGGATACCAATACTCCCGATTATTCAAAAATCCACCATAATTATTTTGCCAGCCGAACTCCTGTAGGCGCAGTCAATGATTTGAATGACCAGGATGCCATTCGGATAGGTAATAGTGCTACCTCTCTTTACGATTCATTCACCGAAGTATATGATAATTATTTTTATGACTTCGTTGGAGAAATAGAAGTTATTTCGAATAAAAGTTGCCACAATAAATACTACAATAACACTTTTAGAGACTACAGTGGCACCCTAACATTAAGACACGGCAATGATTGCGAAGTATTTGACAATTTTTTTATAGCCAATAACAAATTATTTAGCGGTGGTGTTCGTGTGATGGGCGAAAATCACAAAATCTATAACAATTATATCGAGGGAGTGAATGCCAAAAAAGCTGATGGTTCTACCTCAAACGCAGTGGGGGGAATCAATGTTTCAAATGGAAGGGTTAGTTCAGCTTTGAATGGGTATATGGCCGTGAAAAACGTTACCATTACCAACAACACTTTTGTAAATGGTGATTTCGGATTACGAATTGGAACTAATGTAGCGGGAGATTTAACAATAGCCCCTGACAATCTTGTAGTAGCCAATAATCTAATTGTAAGTAGTTCATCAACAGCAAAAGCTATAGAACAAATAACTTCACCAACGGGAACTTCATCGAAATACGAAGGGAATATTAAGCAAAATGGAAGTTGGAATATTAACACAGGTACCACCAATATTTCTGTTACTTCTGGACTGTTGGCGACGACCAAAACCGATTTTTACAGAATCATTAGTGGCAGTACAGCCATTGATAAAGGTTTTGGAACCTATTCATTTTTGACACAAGACATAACTGGAGGATCACGACCTACAAGTTTTGATGTGGGAGCAGAAGAATTTAACTCAGGCGGAAGCCAAGTGCCTTACACCTCAGCCGATGTGGGAGTGAAAGTAGGTTTTCATGGAAATGCTACCTTAGGAATTGCTGAAAGAAATCTTGATAAACAAAATCTAATTCTTTATCCAGTTCCTGTTACCAATAATGTTTTGTATGTGCATTCAAAAACTAATTTGGGCACATTTACAATAATAGACTTGCAAGGCAAGATTTTAAAGGAAGAGACTGTTAATGATACCAATGCAAAAATTGATTTAAGCAATTTCTCAAATGGAACCTACATCATTAATATTCGAGGGACAAGCAAAACCTTCATAAAATAA
- a CDS encoding T9SS sorting signal type C domain-containing protein gives MKKQLLSRKRLSELGYSLCLIVLCVNMGWGQQVIGQFPFMDGGLEGQAATTSIPSGSSTNAPNYTSWTISSTSAAATRAIYSSASTARTGQFSAGYAQTATATNLRLQVPASPAGNILGNSTDYIVQYYYKSSVDPTGAAGSTGGSALTGAIYVSGTSGSVTAATSTAFTANTWLKYAEKITTPVTPTASATANNPGNFACSRIAASAGAFTGLVYIDDFVVYQGSIVDITAPDPVTGASVSNSSSTPLVSWTAPVNGVDGGGYVVVRYAANPDTSDDINNNGIYKVGNTTTAGTIVYIGTTSSFTDSGAPAGAYYKIYTVDKAFNYNLTNEVTTTYVASGPVITASPAFSTFSYVSGSGPSTVQNTSVTGSNLSSTITLSSLPSNFELSTDNFTTVATLGSFILPTSGGTLYVRLKAGLTNGVYAETIPLVSDATTLNLSVSGSVSGSYTYNGSGSLTDAGNWSPTPNITGANATFLIQSNATTDSAWTLGAGSKIILGNASVAGATLTIAPTFPIIGTIDVAAASSGVNSLVLQSATYPTFGTLDASSEVHLQIQPIASVSSAISFGKVFIDGGSLAPITIGGTAPTFSGALTVNNKLTIAAGSILNINSTVYNAFYFTGSAICDIQGTVKQSRAINLVSFGAALSTATGAPGLQFANAENAGVNFILGSASTVEFSRGNSGTAQIITPRTDYANLTISDGTAGANAKTVSGTINVSGTLTSNQISASSAISGSPFVLANGASIVRTAGSFGNGITFGSTVNLTYNGAGVQTPGAEMPADGSVLNNLTIAGTASLSLNADKTINNDLTILGSGSLAQTAGNLTVKNNLINSSTLGAAAVVLNNNANLIQGAATTVNANSGAITVKRNSSLLSRLDYTLWSSPVSGQNLLAFSPATTTTRFYNYNTSFGTNGAFSVIDPTTNSFTSGSGYLIRMPNTAVDAPATETFNGQFSGVPNNGDVPVTLIDGLVTGLRYNLLGNPYPSPIKMQNFVFDNTANIESTLYFWRKTNGVGTAYCTWQAGATVNDPGTFVTNNNTQSVNPLDVIQTGQGFFVEAKSGASAMTFKNSQRVANTAGQFFKTKQVIAADKVWLNATNAAGDFSQMAVTYNDNAFIGVDRYDGKYINDSAFALTSKINNGEYTIQGRPTFIASDVVALSFKTATAGDYTIAIDHAEGVFATGQEVYLVDSQTATETNLKEGAYTFTAAAGVDNARFTLKFQKTLKVDAAAWNDANVMLYKNKGILYVNSTSKAINSVRVYDVQGRLIVERNNVKANTTNISNLKEKNQVLIVKVIGEDNSEITKKVLN, from the coding sequence ATGAAAAAACAATTACTTAGCCGAAAAAGGCTTTCAGAGTTGGGGTACAGCCTGTGCTTGATAGTGCTGTGTGTGAATATGGGGTGGGGACAGCAAGTTATTGGCCAATTCCCATTTATGGATGGTGGATTGGAAGGTCAAGCCGCCACAACAAGCATTCCTTCAGGATCATCTACTAACGCTCCAAATTATACCTCGTGGACTATTAGTTCAACATCTGCAGCGGCTACTAGAGCAATTTATTCAAGTGCTTCAACTGCAAGAACTGGACAATTTTCTGCAGGTTATGCACAAACTGCAACAGCTACTAATTTGCGTTTGCAAGTACCTGCCTCTCCAGCAGGGAATATTCTAGGAAACAGTACAGATTATATAGTTCAATATTATTATAAGTCTAGTGTTGATCCTACTGGAGCTGCAGGTTCAACAGGTGGTTCAGCGCTAACTGGTGCAATATATGTGAGTGGTACTTCTGGAAGTGTTACTGCTGCGACTAGTACAGCTTTTACAGCTAATACTTGGTTAAAATATGCTGAAAAAATCACAACTCCCGTAACTCCAACTGCTTCAGCGACCGCTAATAATCCTGGAAATTTTGCCTGTTCTAGAATAGCAGCAAGTGCAGGTGCTTTTACTGGTTTAGTTTATATAGATGATTTTGTAGTTTATCAAGGATCAATTGTAGATATAACAGCACCAGATCCTGTTACAGGCGCAAGTGTTTCCAATAGTTCTTCAACTCCTTTAGTTTCTTGGACAGCTCCGGTTAACGGCGTTGACGGAGGAGGGTATGTCGTGGTTCGTTATGCTGCAAATCCTGACACTTCTGATGATATTAATAATAATGGAATTTATAAAGTAGGAAACACTACAACTGCTGGTACCATTGTCTACATAGGGACTACATCTTCATTTACTGATTCTGGAGCGCCAGCCGGAGCTTATTATAAAATATATACAGTAGACAAGGCTTTTAATTACAATTTAACCAATGAAGTGACTACCACTTATGTAGCTTCTGGTCCTGTTATTACTGCATCTCCAGCATTTTCAACTTTTAGTTATGTTTCAGGAAGTGGTCCATCAACGGTTCAAAATACTAGCGTTACTGGTTCTAATTTATCTTCAACGATTACCTTATCAAGTTTGCCTAGTAATTTTGAGTTGTCAACCGATAATTTTACTACAGTTGCTACTTTGGGTAGTTTTATTTTACCCACATCAGGCGGAACATTATATGTAAGATTAAAAGCAGGTTTGACTAATGGAGTTTATGCCGAAACAATTCCTTTGGTGTCGGATGCCACTACTTTAAATCTTAGTGTTTCCGGATCGGTTTCAGGTTCCTATACTTATAATGGTTCTGGTTCATTAACTGATGCAGGAAATTGGTCACCAACTCCTAATATAACTGGAGCAAATGCAACTTTTTTAATTCAAAGCAATGCTACCACTGATTCCGCTTGGACTTTAGGAGCTGGTTCAAAAATTATTTTAGGAAACGCGAGTGTAGCTGGAGCTACTTTAACCATTGCTCCAACTTTTCCTATTATAGGAACTATCGATGTGGCTGCCGCTTCATCTGGTGTCAATAGTTTGGTGCTACAGAGTGCTACATATCCAACTTTTGGAACTTTAGATGCTAGTTCAGAAGTGCATTTGCAAATTCAGCCAATCGCAAGCGTTTCATCTGCAATTTCTTTTGGTAAAGTATTTATCGATGGAGGAAGTTTAGCGCCAATAACTATTGGTGGAACTGCACCAACATTTTCTGGAGCTCTAACAGTAAATAATAAACTTACTATTGCAGCAGGTTCTATTTTAAATATCAACAGTACGGTGTATAATGCATTTTATTTTACAGGAAGCGCAATATGTGATATTCAAGGAACTGTAAAACAATCAAGAGCTATAAATTTAGTTTCTTTTGGTGCCGCTTTATCTACAGCAACTGGTGCTCCCGGGCTTCAATTTGCTAATGCAGAAAATGCAGGAGTAAATTTTATTTTAGGATCTGCAAGTACCGTAGAATTTTCAAGAGGAAATAGTGGTACAGCACAAATAATTACGCCAAGAACAGATTATGCGAATCTTACTATTTCAGATGGTACTGCTGGAGCTAATGCTAAGACCGTTAGCGGCACGATAAATGTATCAGGGACTTTAACTTCTAATCAAATTAGTGCTAGTAGTGCTATTTCAGGATCTCCTTTTGTTTTGGCAAATGGTGCTTCGATAGTTCGAACAGCGGGTTCTTTTGGTAATGGAATTACCTTCGGCTCCACTGTAAATCTAACCTACAATGGCGCTGGCGTGCAAACCCCAGGGGCAGAAATGCCAGCAGATGGTTCCGTTTTGAATAATCTTACTATCGCAGGAACAGCCTCACTATCATTAAACGCCGATAAAACGATAAACAATGATTTAACGATTTTAGGTTCAGGTTCTTTAGCACAAACTGCTGGTAATCTAACGGTTAAAAATAACTTGATTAATAGTTCAACACTAGGAGCAGCTGCAGTAGTTTTAAATAATAACGCCAACCTGATTCAGGGAGCTGCCACTACAGTAAATGCTAATTCAGGTGCAATTACAGTAAAACGCAACAGCTCTCTTTTATCACGGTTAGACTATACCTTATGGTCTTCGCCAGTATCGGGCCAGAATTTATTAGCCTTTTCGCCAGCTACAACAACTACACGGTTTTACAACTACAATACTTCATTCGGTACAAACGGGGCCTTTAGTGTTATTGATCCCACTACAAACAGCTTTACGTCGGGTTCAGGTTATTTAATCCGTATGCCCAACACGGCTGTAGATGCTCCTGCAACTGAAACTTTCAACGGGCAGTTTAGCGGTGTGCCCAATAATGGAGATGTTCCCGTAACTTTAATAGATGGTCTTGTAACAGGATTACGTTATAATTTGTTAGGAAACCCTTATCCGTCGCCAATAAAAATGCAGAATTTTGTTTTTGATAATACAGCAAATATAGAGTCTACTTTATATTTCTGGAGAAAAACGAATGGTGTAGGAACAGCTTATTGCACTTGGCAAGCCGGAGCAACAGTAAATGATCCTGGAACATTTGTCACTAATAATAATACGCAATCCGTAAATCCACTGGATGTAATTCAAACAGGTCAAGGATTTTTTGTGGAAGCCAAATCTGGCGCTAGTGCTATGACCTTCAAAAACAGTCAAAGAGTAGCCAATACAGCTGGTCAATTCTTCAAAACTAAACAAGTTATAGCAGCTGATAAAGTATGGTTAAATGCCACCAATGCTGCAGGAGATTTTTCTCAAATGGCAGTGACTTATAATGATAATGCATTTATAGGGGTTGATAGGTATGATGGTAAATACATCAACGATAGTGCTTTTGCCTTGACTTCTAAAATTAATAACGGAGAATACACTATTCAAGGTCGTCCTACTTTCATTGCCAGCGATGTAGTGGCTTTAAGCTTCAAAACCGCGACAGCAGGAGATTATACCATTGCAATTGATCATGCTGAAGGTGTTTTTGCAACTGGACAGGAGGTTTATTTGGTTGACAGCCAAACAGCAACAGAAACCAACTTGAAAGAAGGAGCTTACACCTTTACAGCGGCAGCAGGAGTCGATAATGCTAGATTCACTTTGAAATTCCAAAAAACATTGAAAGTTGATGCAGCTGCGTGGAATGATGCCAATGTAATGCTGTATAAAAACAAAGGAATCTTGTATGTCAATTCTACTTCGAAAGCCATCAACAGCGTGAGAGTGTATGATGTGCAAGGAAGACTTATTGTAGAGCGCAACAATGTAAAAGCCAATACTACGAATATCAGTAATTTGAAAGAAAAAAATCAAGTTTTGATCGTAAAAGTAATAGGGGAAGACAACAGCGAAATAACCAAAAAAGTATTGAATTAA
- a CDS encoding glycoside hydrolase family protein, giving the protein MKKPIFNLLALFLSLFLSLSLFSQTKVSDAQLKSLAENAVSKSLEALANSTLEIKDSLKYPNQGTKDFKWQLQTSGDWTSGFYPGCLWYAYELSNDEKYKNWAKKWTSGIEQQKFNNKTHDLGFRFNCAFGNGFRLAPNDPDSQRYKEILLTAAATADSRYSTVIQQYPSDWDEKAKTIENSVGGLVDVMMNLELLLWASENGGDPAIKDRCIAHAKNVFRDFVRADGGTYHIVRYNKDNGIILNKGQLQGDVDESTWSRGHAWMVYGYTVMYRKTKNPEFLKNAMLLADYFIAHLPEDKIANWDFQSKLEHRDASASAIVCSALFELQGYITSSKLQKQYLNQAKSILASLCQLPYFTEGKGTNSLLYHSTQYFHKTQNTDVPCIFADYYFLESLIRYRNL; this is encoded by the coding sequence ATGAAAAAGCCCATTTTTAATCTGTTAGCACTGTTTTTAAGTTTATTTCTAAGCCTTAGTCTTTTTAGCCAAACCAAGGTTTCGGACGCACAACTCAAAAGTCTCGCGGAGAATGCAGTATCAAAATCGTTAGAAGCCTTGGCAAATTCGACTTTGGAAATTAAGGATTCGTTGAAATATCCCAATCAGGGTACAAAGGACTTTAAATGGCAATTGCAGACATCAGGCGATTGGACAAGCGGATTTTATCCTGGATGCTTATGGTATGCCTATGAACTGAGCAATGACGAAAAATATAAAAATTGGGCCAAAAAATGGACTTCGGGGATTGAACAGCAAAAGTTCAACAATAAAACCCACGATTTGGGTTTCCGGTTTAATTGCGCTTTCGGAAATGGATTTCGGTTAGCTCCCAATGACCCAGACAGTCAGCGTTATAAAGAAATATTATTGACTGCTGCTGCTACGGCAGACAGTCGTTACTCTACTGTTATACAGCAGTATCCTTCTGATTGGGATGAAAAAGCGAAAACCATTGAAAATTCTGTAGGAGGCTTGGTGGACGTTATGATGAATTTGGAACTTTTGCTTTGGGCATCAGAAAACGGTGGTGATCCAGCCATAAAAGATCGTTGTATTGCCCATGCTAAAAATGTTTTTCGTGATTTTGTGCGAGCCGATGGTGGAACTTATCATATTGTGCGCTATAACAAAGACAACGGAATAATTTTAAACAAAGGCCAACTGCAGGGCGATGTAGATGAAAGCACTTGGTCGCGAGGACACGCTTGGATGGTATACGGCTACACTGTAATGTATCGCAAAACAAAAAATCCTGAATTCCTTAAAAATGCGATGCTATTGGCCGATTATTTTATAGCTCATTTACCCGAAGATAAAATCGCAAACTGGGATTTTCAATCGAAACTTGAGCATCGCGATGCTTCAGCTTCGGCTATTGTCTGTTCTGCACTTTTTGAGTTGCAAGGCTATATTACTTCGAGTAAATTGCAAAAACAGTATTTGAATCAGGCAAAATCAATTCTCGCCTCGCTTTGTCAACTTCCTTATTTTACAGAAGGAAAAGGAACCAATAGTTTGTTATATCACTCTACTCAGTATTTTCATAAAACGCAGAATACTGATGTGCCTTGTATTTTTGCAGATTATTATTTTCTGGAATCTCTAATTCGATATAGAAATTTGTAA
- a CDS encoding DUF4861 family protein, whose protein sequence is MKTCFFALLTLVCSAFSVFANDTIKMPPHPRLLLNSNDVLHLKERVKHPDFKNIKIVFDKQLAYPTDGQSTDGVPDEKIRQKIEALALMYLIDSTQNKSSGIKAIQLVEKYLPSIQKVKGYHENLHCYEAVFGAAMVYDWCYKLLDSEDKKVLISQMKRVSCLGEYCLERGTPKQYLSGHYGEVGANVFLAQGIATYDEDKEYFDFEYAEQVNYFAKSRNPMFESGTHHQGSQYIAVRYYSEILQAFMLEKLGLNPYSKKISTLAYRGIYQTIPQTNDMDGMAEGDCHNKLGMGYFPYANLAAQLSEDPYLQSYSKLYLSQSENYSARAFIFHNPKIDAKPIDKLPLSRFFSSPSGLMFARTNWDFNRKDYKSNAMVVLMNMREYSAKNHQHLDLGHFSIYYKGHLALDSGIYQGGEFENEWGKLNYVNYYTRTVAHNSILIYDPNEPYPFEGSDKRAVSRDGGQFSLNNRAWNTSKEMFDAGKSAEILAVDIAKGPKPTYSYLKGDMTRAYNCPPNVEIYPAKADTVRRSFVFLNLKSNKIPGVLMVFDKVVSTNASFKKSWLLHSQNEPRILQSAVEFENTNQGRNGKLHNDILLPEPENQEIEKIGGAGKEYWVDGKNYGKATQEDAGRWRIELSPKNASKSDNFLNVIQVMDATSKITPHVVTKKRATKGDHIAVEVADCIVVQHLALDKYNDSIHFEIGKKTKKYKVLITDLQAGTWKVKSPSGSFRSQVQDGSGTLYFESKGGSFQLVPEIPQKIIVNKNQDIIIRNPLSIDRNNEIIAIACEKYKNAAKDLVPQIKCKSTVLNSQLSDGNKDGIWDELLVEVNLKASKTDTLQLNWIKKERVISPQQSTNIRFSYKSKSTEPNAEIDNVSRLRGFTQNSTNPSFQLEGPGIENDKVAFRHFFDKRNSKDVFGKLTNEMVLEKVGLKGSWHNLQDWGMDILQTGGSIGAGGFGIIENNTIYSLADADNSIFNHIEEGALKATYSIQFKNWDCGRLKKDGYELVSIYKGDFFYTEKIKVRLEKDQKLICGMPNFTSDSLYVKVHNSKFSSIATFDKQAQGTSSLLGLAIMFPTKNFVAKGKVNTANEFIRSNFVALDATENDIQTIRFFACWEKTDPRFSSKIGFDTYLQDTADKLANPIQVFILDKTT, encoded by the coding sequence ATGAAAACTTGTTTTTTCGCACTTTTAACTCTTGTTTGTTCTGCCTTTTCAGTATTTGCTAACGACACAATCAAGATGCCACCTCATCCAAGGTTGCTATTGAATTCAAATGATGTACTTCATCTAAAAGAAAGGGTAAAACATCCCGATTTTAAGAATATCAAAATAGTTTTTGATAAGCAATTGGCCTATCCTACCGACGGACAATCAACTGATGGTGTTCCTGATGAAAAAATTAGACAAAAAATAGAGGCACTGGCTTTGATGTATCTTATCGATTCTACCCAGAATAAATCATCGGGTATTAAGGCCATCCAGCTCGTGGAAAAATACTTGCCATCCATTCAAAAGGTCAAAGGATATCACGAGAATTTGCATTGTTACGAAGCCGTTTTTGGAGCAGCAATGGTCTATGATTGGTGCTATAAATTGTTAGATTCCGAAGATAAAAAAGTTTTAATTTCTCAAATGAAACGTGTTAGCTGTTTGGGCGAATATTGCTTAGAAAGAGGCACACCAAAACAGTATCTTTCTGGACATTATGGAGAGGTAGGTGCCAATGTATTTTTAGCGCAAGGAATTGCCACCTATGATGAGGATAAGGAATATTTTGATTTTGAATACGCTGAACAAGTTAATTATTTTGCAAAATCAAGAAATCCAATGTTCGAATCCGGTACACATCATCAAGGTTCTCAGTATATTGCTGTTCGCTATTATAGTGAAATTCTACAGGCTTTTATGCTTGAAAAATTAGGATTGAATCCGTATTCTAAAAAGATTTCCACTCTTGCCTACAGAGGTATTTATCAAACCATACCCCAAACCAATGATATGGACGGAATGGCGGAAGGCGATTGTCATAACAAACTTGGGATGGGCTATTTTCCGTATGCTAATTTGGCTGCACAACTCTCCGAAGATCCGTATCTACAAAGCTATTCGAAATTGTATCTTAGTCAATCTGAAAATTATAGTGCTAGGGCATTTATTTTTCATAATCCAAAAATAGATGCAAAACCTATAGACAAGCTGCCATTATCACGTTTTTTTTCATCACCATCCGGCTTAATGTTTGCTCGTACGAACTGGGATTTCAACCGCAAAGATTACAAATCGAATGCAATGGTCGTGCTAATGAACATGAGAGAATACAGCGCAAAGAATCATCAGCATCTAGACCTAGGGCATTTTTCCATTTATTACAAAGGACATTTGGCTTTGGATTCCGGAATTTATCAAGGAGGTGAATTTGAAAATGAATGGGGCAAATTGAATTATGTCAATTATTACACCCGAACCGTTGCGCACAATTCAATACTGATTTACGACCCAAATGAACCTTACCCATTTGAAGGTTCAGACAAACGAGCCGTTTCCAGGGATGGCGGACAATTTTCATTAAATAATCGTGCTTGGAATACGAGTAAAGAAATGTTTGATGCCGGCAAGTCTGCCGAAATTTTAGCCGTTGATATTGCGAAAGGTCCTAAACCTACTTATTCCTATCTAAAAGGCGATATGACTAGAGCGTACAATTGTCCGCCTAATGTGGAGATTTATCCCGCAAAAGCAGATACGGTACGAAGAAGTTTTGTCTTTTTAAATCTCAAATCCAATAAAATCCCTGGAGTTTTAATGGTTTTTGATAAAGTAGTATCTACCAATGCATCGTTTAAAAAATCGTGGTTGCTGCATTCGCAAAACGAACCAAGAATATTGCAAAGTGCTGTTGAATTTGAAAATACTAATCAAGGAAGAAATGGTAAATTACACAATGATATTTTACTTCCAGAACCTGAAAATCAAGAAATTGAAAAAATAGGAGGTGCCGGCAAAGAATATTGGGTGGATGGGAAAAACTATGGCAAAGCAACTCAGGAAGATGCCGGTCGATGGAGAATCGAGTTGTCCCCAAAGAATGCCTCTAAATCGGATAATTTTTTGAATGTAATTCAGGTTATGGACGCTACATCCAAAATAACTCCACATGTAGTTACAAAAAAAAGAGCCACAAAAGGGGATCATATTGCTGTCGAAGTAGCCGATTGCATTGTTGTACAACATTTAGCTTTGGATAAATATAATGATTCAATACATTTTGAAATAGGTAAAAAAACAAAAAAATATAAAGTTCTGATCACAGATCTTCAGGCAGGTACTTGGAAAGTTAAATCACCTTCTGGTTCATTTAGGTCTCAAGTTCAGGACGGTTCAGGAACTTTATATTTTGAAAGTAAAGGAGGTTCATTCCAATTAGTACCTGAAATTCCCCAAAAAATTATTGTTAATAAAAATCAAGATATTATTATTAGAAATCCATTGTCTATTGACAGAAATAATGAGATTATAGCGATTGCTTGTGAGAAATATAAAAATGCCGCTAAAGATTTAGTACCCCAAATTAAGTGTAAATCTACTGTTTTAAACAGTCAACTCTCAGACGGAAATAAAGATGGTATTTGGGATGAACTTTTAGTCGAAGTCAATCTAAAAGCCAGTAAAACCGATACTTTACAGCTCAATTGGATAAAAAAAGAGCGCGTTATTAGTCCCCAACAATCGACAAATATAAGATTTAGTTACAAAAGTAAATCGACTGAACCCAACGCCGAAATAGATAATGTATCGCGACTTCGAGGATTTACCCAGAATAGTACTAACCCTTCGTTTCAGTTGGAAGGCCCAGGAATTGAAAATGATAAAGTTGCCTTTCGTCATTTTTTTGACAAAAGAAATAGCAAAGATGTATTCGGTAAATTAACTAACGAAATGGTACTGGAAAAAGTAGGGTTGAAGGGTTCGTGGCATAACCTACAGGATTGGGGAATGGACATACTGCAAACCGGCGGAAGTATTGGTGCTGGTGGTTTTGGGATAATAGAAAACAATACTATTTATTCATTAGCCGATGCCGATAATTCCATTTTTAATCATATTGAAGAAGGAGCCTTAAAAGCAACGTATAGCATTCAATTTAAGAATTGGGATTGTGGAAGGTTGAAAAAAGACGGCTATGAGCTCGTTTCGATTTATAAAGGTGATTTTTTCTATACTGAAAAAATAAAAGTCCGATTGGAAAAGGATCAAAAATTGATTTGTGGAATGCCCAACTTTACTTCCGATTCATTGTATGTTAAAGTGCATAATTCGAAATTTAGTTCTATAGCTACTTTTGATAAGCAAGCGCAGGGAACATCAAGTTTATTGGGATTAGCGATCATGTTTCCAACAAAAAATTTCGTTGCTAAGGGGAAAGTAAATACTGCCAATGAATTTATCCGATCTAATTTTGTGGCACTCGATGCTACAGAAAACGACATTCAAACTATTCGTTTTTTTGCTTGTTGGGAGAAAACGGATCCTAGATTTTCGAGTAAAATAGGATTTGATACTTATTTACAGGATACCGCAGACAAATTGGCTAATCCAATACAAGTATTTATATTGGATAAAACGACTTAA